The Hymenobacter oligotrophus genome segment CTGATCGGTAAAGAACTTACGCCCGACACGCTACGCGGCCTCAACGAGGTCGCGCAGCAAGAAATCAGCCCGATTAGCGATGCGCGCGGCACCGCCGAATACAAGCGCCTATTGCTGCGCCAGCTGCTGTACGCGCATTTTCTGGAGCATTTTCCGCAGCACGTTAGCCTGGCGGCGCTGGTGTAGCCGAAGGCCTAAACTCCCCTCCTTCTTTAAGGAGGGGACGCCGTGCCGAAGGCGCGGCTGGGGTGGTTAATCGTTGCTGATGTTAGGCAGCAACTTCAATCAACCATACTCAATAAGCCCTAGGTCAACAACGCCAGCAACGCCCCAACCACCCCCGTTGCCGCTAAAGCGGCAACATCCCCTCCTCAGCTGAGGAGGGGAGTTTTATTGCTTCGCATTCCCATCCATGTACAACCTCGACGCTGCCGGCCACGTGCGCGGCGAATCGCAATACCTCGACGATATTCCGGTGCAGCGCGGCACCTTGCACGCGGCCGTGTACGCCTCGCCCCTAGCTCACGGTAAGCTGAACGGCCTGCGCCTGGAGGCTGCTTTGGCTGCGCCCGGCGTGGTACGCATCCTTACGGCCGCCGACATACCCGGCGAAAACCAAATTGGTGGCATTGTACCCGACGAGCCGCTGCTGGCCGAAGGACATGTGCATTTCAGGGGGCAGCCGGTGGCGCTGGTGCTGGCCGAAACCGAACCACAAGCGCGCGCCGCCGCCAAGCTGATTGAGGCCGACATCGAGCCGCTGCCCGTGATAACTGACCCGCGGGTGGCCTATGCGCAAGGCGAGCTGATTGTGCCGCCCCGCACCTTCCGCCTCGGCGACCCAACCGCGGCGTGGGCCGAGTGCGCGCACATCATCGAGGGCACGGCCGAAAGCGGCGGGCAAGAACATTTGTACATCGAAACGCAGGGCGCCTACGCTTATCCCACCGAGCAAGGCGGGGTGCGCGTGCACTCATCAACCCAAGGCCCTACCGCCGCCCAACGCCACGCGGCGCGGGTGCTGGGCATTGGCATGCACCGCATCGAGGTGGATGTGGTGCGCCTGGGTGGCGGTTTTGGCGGCAAGGAAGACCAGGCTACCCCGTGGGCGGTGCTGGCGGCCCTAGGTGCCTACCTGCTCCGCAAGCCCGTGAAGCTGGTGCTGCCCCGCCACGACGACTTGCGCATGACGGGCAAGCGCCACCCCTACTCCTCCGACTACAAACTGGGGCTTTCGGCCGACCTGAAGCTGCTGGCCTACGAAGTTACCTTCTACCAGAATGCCGGCGCCGCGGCCGATTTGTCGCCGGCGGTGCTCGAGCGTACGCTGTTCCATAGCACCAATACTTATTTCATTCCGAATGTGCAGGCCACGGCCTACAGCTGCCGCACCAACCTGCCGCCCAACACGGCTTTCCGCGGGTTTGGCGGGCCGCAGGGCATGTTCGTGATTGAGTCGGCTATTGCCAAAGCGGCCGAGCAATTGGGCGTAACGGCCGCCGAAATTCAGCGGCGCAACCTGCTGCGCGAGGGCGACACGTTCCCGTTTGGGCAACCGGCCGAGCTGTGCAACGCCCATGCTTGCTGGCACCGCGCCGAGCAAGCCTTCGGCCTAGGCAACTGGCAACAAGAGGTGGATGCCTTCAACCAAAGCAACACGCTGCGCAAGCGCGGATTGGCCATCATGCCCATCTGCTTCGGCATTTCGTTTACCAAAACGGCCATGAACCAGGCCCGCGCCTTGGTGCACATATACACCGATGGCTCGGTGGGCATCAGCACCGGCGCCGTGGAAATGGGCCAGGGCGTGAACACCAAAATGGTGGAAGTGGCGGCACGCACCCTAGGTATCCGGAGCAACCGCATCCGCATCGAAACCACCAACACCACGCGCGTAGCCAATACCTCGCCTTCGGCCGCCTCGGCCACCGCCGACCTTAATGGCAAGGCCGTGCAGCTGGCTTGCGAGCAGCTGCGCCAGCGCCTGCTGGCGCTGGCCGCCGAGGAGCTGTGCGTAGCCGAAGAAGGCCTGGAGATTTGCGACGAGCGGGTGCTCACAGCCGGGCACCCCATCGAGTCGGACTGGGAAAAGCTGGTGGCTGCGGCGTACTGGAAACGCATCAGCCTATCAGAAAACGCCCACTACGCCACGCCCGACTTGTGGTTTGATCAGAAAACCGAAAGCGGCTACCCCTTTGCCTACCACGTGTACGGTACCGCCGCCGTGCAAGCCACCGTGGATGTGCTGCGCGGCACCTACGTGCTCGATGCCGTGCGCCTCGTGCACGACTTTGGCCAGAGCATGGCCCCGGGCATCGACCGCGGCCAGGTGGAAGGCGGCTTGGTGCAAGGTTTGGGTTGGATGACCATGGAAGAGCTGCTGTACGACGAGCAAGGCCGCCTGCTCAGCAATACCCTCAGCACCTACAAAGTGCCCGATTTGTACTCGGTGCCCGCCGATGTGCAGATCGAGTTCCTGGAAACCGAAGGCCACCCCAGGGCCATTTTGCGCTCCAAAGCCGTAGGCGAGCCGCCGCTGATGTACGGCATCGGCGGCTACTTTGCCGTGCGCAACGCCATTCGGGCTGCCCGGCCCGATGTTGCGCCGGCGTTTTCGGCGCCCATCACGCCCGAGAAAGTGCTGATGGCGTTGTGCGCACCTAGGGCCGAAGCAAACACTTCGCCCACCGCGGCGGCAGCCCAAAGCGCCACCAAAGCCTAGGTTGGATTATTCGGAATTGCCTTGAGCTTGCTTACCGCTTCTCCATCCGTTCCGCGCGATTTGCCGGTGTGGCAGCACGCCGGCGCGTGCCTGCGCGCCGGCGTGCCCGTTGCGCTGCTGCTGGTGGTGAGCAGCAGCGGCTCGAGCCCCGGCCGGCAAGGCTTCAAGATGACGGTTTCCGGGGGCAGCATGGCGGGCTCGGTGGGCGGCGGCATCATGGAGCACAAGTTTGTGGAGCTAGCGCGCAGCCGCATGGCCGAAGGCAACCACGAATTGCTACTGCGCCAACAAATACACCGCAGCGAAGCCCCCCACCACCGCTCGGGCATGATTTGCTCGGGCGAGCAAACCTTGCTGCTGCTGCCGCTGCGCCCCGAGCATTTAGCTGCGCTCGATGCGATTGTAGCCATGCAGCAACGCGCCGCGAACGGCTGGCTGGCGGTGCACGCCGATGGCTCTTTGCACGTAGGCACCGGCGCGGTACCTAGGCCGCTGGGCTTCGCTCCCAAAACCACCCTAGGTGCCAACAACTGGCACTACACCGAGCACCTAGGCTTCCGCGACCAGCTCACCATCATTGGCGCTGGGCACGTGGCGCTGGCGTTGTCGCGCATTGTGGCCACGCTCGATTTTCACCTCTCGGTAATTGACGACCGGCCCGAGTTAAATACCCTGCTCGACAACCCCTACGCCCACCAAAAACACTGCGTGCCCTACCACGAGCTGACCGACGCCGTACCCGCCGGCCCGCACCACTACGTGGTAATCATGACGTTTGGCTACCGCTCCGATGCCGTTGCCCTGCGCCAGCTTATCGGCCACGAGCTGGCGTACCTAGGGCTGATGGGCAGCGAAGCTAAAATTGCCCAGCTGTTTGCCGAGCTACGACACGAGGGCTACACCGAGGCCCAGCTGAGCCGGGTGCAAGCGCCCGTGGGCGTGCCCATTGGCAGCCGCACCCCCGAAGAAATTGCCATCAGCGTAGCGGCGCAGCTTATTCAGCAGCGCAACGCCCCGCCGGCGGCGCGTACCTAGGGCACGGCACACCAACGGGGCGTTGCAGGTAGTTTTTGGCAGTAGCCTATGACCTAGCGCTTGGCGGCCAGGGCCTTTTGCGCGGCGGCCGTAGCCGGCGCGTAGGTCGGCTGAATCATGGCTAGCTCATCGATGGAAAACCCCGACGACTTAATCCACCGCTGGAACTCCG includes the following:
- a CDS encoding xanthine dehydrogenase molybdopterin binding subunit: MYNLDAAGHVRGESQYLDDIPVQRGTLHAAVYASPLAHGKLNGLRLEAALAAPGVVRILTAADIPGENQIGGIVPDEPLLAEGHVHFRGQPVALVLAETEPQARAAAKLIEADIEPLPVITDPRVAYAQGELIVPPRTFRLGDPTAAWAECAHIIEGTAESGGQEHLYIETQGAYAYPTEQGGVRVHSSTQGPTAAQRHAARVLGIGMHRIEVDVVRLGGGFGGKEDQATPWAVLAALGAYLLRKPVKLVLPRHDDLRMTGKRHPYSSDYKLGLSADLKLLAYEVTFYQNAGAAADLSPAVLERTLFHSTNTYFIPNVQATAYSCRTNLPPNTAFRGFGGPQGMFVIESAIAKAAEQLGVTAAEIQRRNLLREGDTFPFGQPAELCNAHACWHRAEQAFGLGNWQQEVDAFNQSNTLRKRGLAIMPICFGISFTKTAMNQARALVHIYTDGSVGISTGAVEMGQGVNTKMVEVAARTLGIRSNRIRIETTNTTRVANTSPSAASATADLNGKAVQLACEQLRQRLLALAAEELCVAEEGLEICDERVLTAGHPIESDWEKLVAAAYWKRISLSENAHYATPDLWFDQKTESGYPFAYHVYGTAAVQATVDVLRGTYVLDAVRLVHDFGQSMAPGIDRGQVEGGLVQGLGWMTMEELLYDEQGRLLSNTLSTYKVPDLYSVPADVQIEFLETEGHPRAILRSKAVGEPPLMYGIGGYFAVRNAIRAARPDVAPAFSAPITPEKVLMALCAPRAEANTSPTAAAAQSATKA
- a CDS encoding XdhC family protein, with product MSLLTASPSVPRDLPVWQHAGACLRAGVPVALLLVVSSSGSSPGRQGFKMTVSGGSMAGSVGGGIMEHKFVELARSRMAEGNHELLLRQQIHRSEAPHHRSGMICSGEQTLLLLPLRPEHLAALDAIVAMQQRAANGWLAVHADGSLHVGTGAVPRPLGFAPKTTLGANNWHYTEHLGFRDQLTIIGAGHVALALSRIVATLDFHLSVIDDRPELNTLLDNPYAHQKHCVPYHELTDAVPAGPHHYVVIMTFGYRSDAVALRQLIGHELAYLGLMGSEAKIAQLFAELRHEGYTEAQLSRVQAPVGVPIGSRTPEEIAISVAAQLIQQRNAPPAART